A window from Spirochaetales bacterium encodes these proteins:
- a CDS encoding HPr family phosphocarrier protein: MVQMNAIIRNAAGIHCRPSALIFKHTEHYNGKIFLSVDGEKTELTSIMDIIALGLHKGDMVMIQVSGQGEDEMIKQLACLFETCFDFPPREKSDQGSL, from the coding sequence ATGGTCCAGATGAACGCAATAATACGCAATGCAGCCGGCATCCATTGCCGGCCGTCTGCCTTGATTTTCAAACACACCGAGCATTATAACGGAAAGATATTTCTATCGGTGGACGGAGAAAAAACGGAACTCACCTCGATTATGGATATTATCGCCCTTGGACTGCATAAAGGCGACATGGTCATGATTCAGGTAAGCGGGCAGGGAGAGGATGAAATGATAAAACAACTTGCCTGCCTCTTTGAAACTTGTTTCGATTTTCCTCCCCGGGAAAAATCCGATCAAGGATCGTTGTAA
- a CDS encoding polyphosphate kinase 2 family protein, which translates to MNNDINTLCVKPDEKVDLNKRTTVYKGVMEKEEGKRKLKKLIRQLQDMQELLYADSGRSLLVVFQAMDAGGKDSTIRHVFGPLNPQGCRAVSFKAPTSSELAHDFLWRIHGNLPPRGYIGVFNRSHYEDVLVVKVKKLVPDTLIEKRYGHINNFERLLHDEGTRILKFYLHISKRYQKKRFVRRLEKTEKQWKFNPGDLAERKRWDDYMKAFEQVFRRCSTKYAPWYIIPAETRWFRDLAVATIVESTLQDMELRFPKPSFDPSSIVIP; encoded by the coding sequence TTGAATAACGATATAAACACATTATGCGTAAAACCCGATGAAAAGGTGGATTTGAACAAAAGAACGACCGTTTACAAAGGCGTGATGGAAAAAGAAGAGGGGAAGCGGAAGCTTAAAAAGCTGATCAGACAATTGCAGGACATGCAGGAGCTTCTCTATGCGGATTCGGGCAGATCACTCCTGGTTGTTTTCCAGGCCATGGATGCCGGCGGAAAAGACTCGACGATCCGCCATGTTTTCGGTCCGCTTAATCCGCAGGGGTGCAGGGCTGTTTCATTCAAGGCCCCGACATCTTCCGAACTGGCGCACGATTTTCTCTGGCGTATTCACGGAAACCTTCCCCCGCGGGGCTATATCGGTGTTTTCAACAGATCCCATTATGAAGACGTCCTTGTCGTGAAGGTTAAAAAACTTGTCCCCGACACATTGATCGAGAAACGCTACGGGCATATCAACAACTTTGAACGGCTGCTTCATGATGAAGGAACACGGATTCTCAAATTTTACCTTCACATTTCAAAGCGGTATCAGAAAAAACGGTTTGTACGGCGTCTTGAAAAAACGGAAAAACAATGGAAGTTCAATCCCGGTGATCTCGCGGAACGGAAACGGTGGGACGATTACATGAAGGCCTTCGAACAGGTTTTCAGGAGGTGTTCGACGAAATATGCGCCATGGTACATCATTCCCGCGGAAACGAGGTGGTTTCGTGATCTGGCGGTTGCGACGATTGTTGAATCGACCTTGCAGGATATGGAGCTTCGTTTCCCGAAACCGTCGTTCGATCCCTCATCGATTGTCATTCCTTGA
- a CDS encoding Hsp20/alpha crystallin family protein — protein sequence MKESFIFDLNRILEEVFEAAENFRDAFKNGFSCGPGEFKTEFHWDENIDYYPAYSYPPANVYLTNEREMVFEFALSGLDDKGIDLQFKGDYMVLSARVPDELKAKENVRYFKRRLKLKDVSEQKYYVPASKFEREKVTAQLKNGLLRVVVPPKEDYSSEEGIKVDIMKEEE from the coding sequence ATGAAGGAAAGCTTTATCTTTGACCTCAACAGAATTCTTGAAGAAGTCTTTGAAGCCGCGGAAAACTTCAGGGATGCATTCAAGAACGGTTTTTCCTGTGGTCCCGGGGAGTTCAAGACCGAATTCCACTGGGACGAAAACATAGACTATTATCCTGCATATTCCTACCCGCCTGCAAATGTCTATCTAACAAATGAAAGGGAAATGGTATTTGAGTTCGCCCTTTCAGGACTCGACGACAAAGGGATCGATCTGCAATTCAAGGGGGATTATATGGTTCTATCCGCCCGAGTCCCTGATGAACTCAAGGCAAAGGAGAACGTGCGCTATTTCAAACGGCGGCTTAAGCTCAAGGATGTAAGCGAACAGAAGTATTATGTGCCGGCCAGCAAGTTTGAACGCGAAAAGGTCACGGCTCAATTGAAAAACGGTCTTCTCCGTGTGGTTGTTCCTCCGAAGGAGGATTATTCATCGGAAGAAGGGATCAAGGTAGATATTATGAAGGAGGAAGAATGA